A stretch of Brienomyrus brachyistius isolate T26 unplaced genomic scaffold, BBRACH_0.4 scaffold86, whole genome shotgun sequence DNA encodes these proteins:
- the LOC125727100 gene encoding DNA repair protein XRCC1-like: MPEIKLKHVVSCSSEDSTHKAENLLNSDTYRKWKAARPGEKQISVILQFEKEEHIHSIDIGNEGSAFIEVLVGHSTSIKDQDYEVLLVTSSFMSPSESRNGTNSNRVRLFGPNQLVKATAQEKWDRVKIICMQPYSKNIAYGVAFVKFHSPPDKSDPPAATPPLTKLGQFRVKEEAPSTSPSLQPGSLFLSRDSAPKLSASPKVSPQKEKLSYAAAALQSGSGGSQPQPTGSNISSVQTSAKRKFEFSKEHHSGSSQPLAKKASTVATTEPGGGVPKQRPKQTSAGNSGLNKSTSEQKNLELSEKRESPARLQSRTKVQNKPSEVVSVKKILEGVVVVLSGFQNPFRGELRDKALSMGARYRPDWTPDATHLICAFANTPKYSQVKAAGGTIVRKEWVLDCYKRKQKISYKRYLMDGAESSSEESSGEKDESEEEQVKGSMQKERKQTTPRKSDQEGKAENEYAGSTDADEPGNEDSGMDTEDELKRAKGESLQRRDEREARETTGGRNADVYGGSTDENTDAEAEEDKPIPELPDFLTGKRFFLFGKFSQNERRLLLRCIIAFNGVVEEYMSDKVQFVITAEGWHSSFEEALIENCSLCFVKPTWIFAINDRQKMLPYQPYTVVP, encoded by the exons ATGCCGGAGATTAAACTGAAACACGTTGTATCCTGCAGCAGCGAGGATAGT ACTCACAAGGCGGAAAACCTGCTAAATTCTGACACCTACAGGAAGTGGAAGGCAGCACGACCTGGGGAGAAACAAATCTCCGTGATTTTGCAG TTTGAGAAAGAGGAGCATATACATAGCATTGACATTGGGAACGAGGGCTCTGCATTTATTGAGGTCTTGGTGGGGCACTCAACCTCCATCAAGGACCAGGACTACGAG GTTTTGCTGGTTACGTCCTCCTTCATGTCCCCTTCAGAGAGTCGCAATGGCACCAACAGCAACAGAGTGCGCCTCTTTGGGCCCAATCAGCTGGTAAAGGCCACAGCCCAGGAGAAATGGGACCGGGTCAAGATCATATGCATGCAACCCTACAGCAAG AACATTGCCTATGGAGTTGCCTTTGTGAAGTTCCATTCACCCCCAGACAAAAGTGACCCACCAGCAGCAACGCCTCCA TTGACAAAGTTGGGCCAGTTCCGGGTGAAGGAAGAGGCTCCCTCCACTAGCCCCAGTCTGCAGCCAGGCAGCCTTTTCCTCAGTCGGGACAGTGCCCCCAAGCTCAGTGCCAGTCCCAAGG TTTCACCTCAGAAGGAGAAACTCAGCTATGCAGCTGCAGCATTGCAGTCTGGTTCTGGGGGCAGTCAACCCCAGCCCACTGGCTCCAACATTTCTTCTGTACAG ACTTCAGCTAAAAGGAAGTTTGAGTTCAGTAAGGAACACCATTCAGGTTCCAGTCAGCCCCTTGCCAAGAAAGCTAGCACCGTGGCCACAACTGAGCCTGGTGGTGGGGTACCCAAACAGCGGCCAAAACAAACATCTGCAGGCAACTCAGGCTTGAACAAGA GTACTTCAGAACAGAAGAACCTAGAACTCAGTGAgaaaagggagagcccagctagACTGCAGTCAAGAACCAAAGTGCAGAACAAGCCCAGTGAGGTTGTGTCTGTGAAAAAGATCCTGGAaggtgtggtggtggtgctgagtGGCTTTCAGAACCCCTTTCGGGGTGAGCTGCGTGACAAGGCATTAAGCATGGGAGCCCGATACCGGCCAGACTGGACTCCAGACGCCACCCATCTCAT CTGTGCTTTTGCCAACACTCCTAAGTACAGCCAGGTGAAAGCAGCAGGGGGCACTATAGTACGGAAGGAGTGGGTGCTTGACTGCTACAAGAGGAAGCAAAAGATATCTTACAAACG GTACCTAATGGATGGAGCTGAGTCTAGCTCAGAGGAGAGCAGTGGGGAGAAAGATGAAAGTGAAGAGGAACAAGTG AAAGGCAGCATGcaaaaagagagaaaacagaCCACCCCTAGGAAATCAGACCAAGAAGGAAAGGCGGAGAATGAGTATGCAGGCTCCACTGATGCAGATGAACCAG GGAATGAAGATTCTGGAATGGACACCGAAGATGAACTGAAGAG AGCCAAAGGTGAGAGCCTGCAGAGGAGAGATGAGAGGGAGGCCAGGGAAACTACAGGAGGCAGGAATGCAGATGTTTATGGAGGCTCGACTGATGAGAACACCGATGCTGAGGCAGAGGAAGACAAGCCCATCCCAGAGCTGCCAG ATTTCCTGACTGGAAAACGTTTTTTCCTCTTTGGCAAATTCTCCCAGAATGAGAGGCGCCTTTTGTTGAGATGCATCATTGCCTTTAATGG AGTGGTTGAAGAGTACATGAgtgataaggtgcagtttgtcATCACTGCTGAGGGGTGGCACAGCTCCTTTGAGGAG GCCCTGATAGAGAACTGCAGTCTGTGCTTTGTAAAGCCTACCTGGATTTTTGCCATCAATGATCGTCAGAAGATGCTGCCTTACCAGCCCTATACAGTTGTACCTTAA